A window of Notolabrus celidotus isolate fNotCel1 unplaced genomic scaffold, fNotCel1.pri scaffold_149_arrow_ctg1, whole genome shotgun sequence genomic DNA:
AGGAGTCTGAAACCTGCTGACTGGGCTCTGATCTGAAGGAGTCTGAGACCTGTTGACTGGGCTCTGATCTGAAGGAGTCTGAGACCTGCTGACCCGGCTCCATGGATCCCAGACTCACTGAGGTCTGATTGGTGGTTGAACAGACTTATTGATCACATTAATGATGCTGGTTTGTGATGGATCACCTCAGAGCCTCCTGCTCTCCGTCTCGGCTCGATGGACCCGGTCCGGCCTGCTGGAGTCTCTGCTGCCGGGCTCTCTGCAGCAGGGTCTGAGCCACCTGAGGCTCCAtcctgagacacacacaggggATCGTCAATGACTCTGATTACTGATGACTTCATGTGATGGATTATGATCCGGACTCTATGTGGTCACCTGTCCAGCAGGGCCTGAGCCAGCTGGGGCTCCAGGAGGCCCCACCACGCCGCAGGGGGCCGCCCCATGTTCAGCCCTCGCCCGGTCTCATCGTAGTCTGAGGGGGCGGGGCCCTGGAAGTCCCCAGGAGTCCCctcatcatcctcttcatcctcttcctcttccaccACCTCCACATCTGGATCGACCAATCCCGTGCTCTCTGCCTCGCCCAGGAGGCGGAGCAGAGCGGCGAGGTAGGCTGCAGAGACGGTTCATCAGTCAGAGACCGGTTTAGcatcagagacaggaagtaaagaAAACCTCTCCTACCTgctttctgctcctcctcctgagcCCGCCTCTGATCCCTCTCCACCAATCGCTGCAGGGCCTGATCTAAGCCCTGCCCCCTCCAGTTATCTGCTTGGTAGTACGGCTCCATGGCTCCGCCTCCTCCTTGAGAGACCGGATAAGACATCCGGTCCTCGTAGGGCAGCAGGTTACGGAGGTCTCTGCGCTGACGACTCAGCTCAACCAATGAGACGtccaggccccgccccctctcGTGACCTGCAGGTcgagccttagagagagggacagagagaggggggttcAACAACTACAACTCCCATGAGCCTTTGGGTTTGGGTAGttctcatcaccatcatcatcaaacCTCCTGTGAGTCAGAGCTGAGTCACACGCTGCAGACATCCAGAGGCTCCTCCCTCCACCCTGCTGCTCTAACACAGAGACACctggcagccaatcagagagcaggatTACCTGTTGCTGGGcgattaaatgtatttatataattGTTGGTGATAAATGCTTTTTATTAATCTGAAGTATTGATGAGGATGAAACACGGAGAGCTCTGTACTGAGGGCGAGTGTGAGTCATCACAACataggtgcagtgtgtagtatttaaaggtacagtgtgtagtatttaaaggtacagtgtgtagtatttaaaggtacagtgtgtaatatttaaaggtgcagtgtgtagtatttaaaggtacagtgtgtaatatttaaaggtgcagtgtgtagtatttaaaggtacagtgtgtaatatttaaaggtgcagtgtgtagtatttaaaggtacagtgtgtagtatttaaaggtacagtgtgtaatatttaatggtgcagtgtgtaatatttaaaggtgcagtgtgtagtatttaaaggtacagtgtgtagtatttaaaggtgcagtgtgtaatatttaaaggtgcagtgtgtagtatttaaaggtgcagtgtgtagtatttaaaggtgcagtgtgtagtatttaaaggtgcagtgtgtagtatttaaaggtacagtgtgtaatatttaaaggtgcagtgtgtagtatttaaaggtacagtgtgtaatatttaaaggtgcagtgtgtagtatttaaaggtgcagtgtgtaatatttaaaggtgcagtgtgtagtattaaaggtgcagtgtgtagtatttaaaggtgcagtgtgtagtatttaaaggtgcagtgtgtagtatttaaaggtacagtgtgtagtatataaaggtacagtgtgtagtatttaaaggtgcagtgtgtaatatttaaaggtgcagtgtgtagtatttaaaggtgcagtgtgtagtatttaaaggtacagtgtgtagtatttaaaggtgcagtgtgtagtatttaaaggtacagtgtgtagtatttaaaggtacagtgtgtagtatttaaaggtacagtgtgtagtatttaaaggtacagtgtgtagtatttaaaggtgcagtgtgtagtatttaaaggtacagtgtgtagtatttaaaggtgcagtgtgtagtagaAGTTGAGtgggacaggaggaggaaaatggcCCTCAGAGAGACCGGCTCAGAGAGACCGGGTCAGAGAGACCGGTTCAGAGAGACCGGCTCAGAGAGACGCTCCACTCTGATTTATCTCTGATGACCCGTCACTgattctctctcctccatctctggACTGCAGCTTTCAGCTAAAGCACTTACACAATaagcccgtgtgtgtgtgtgtgtgtgtgtgtgtgtgtgtgtgtgtgtgtgtgtgtgtgtgtgtgtgtgtgtgtgtctgtgtgtgtctgtgagtgtgtgaatttGTGTCATATGAGGATGCTGTTGGTGTCCAGGAAGACTTGTTGCCATGGCAGCTCAGCAAAttgttctgtttcctgtttccaaTAATCTGACATggtcctccctgtgtgtgtgtgtgtgtgtgtgtgtgtgtgtgtgtgtgtgtgtgtgtgtgtgtgtgtgtgtgtgtgtgtgtgtgtgtgccatagATTGTCAGATATAAAGTTATTGATCAGTTGGTGGTcctcagaagtaaagataaaCACATATTAATAATCTGATATGagtcatcatccatccatcatccatcatccatcatccatcatccatcatccatcatccatcatccatccatccatccatcatccatcatccatcatccatccatccatcatccatcatccatcatccatcatccatccagccatccatccatcatccatcatccatcatccatcatccatccatccatccatcatccatcatccatccatccatcatccatcatccatcatccatcatccatccagccatccatccatcatccatccatccatccatcatccatcatccctcatccatcatccatcatccatcgattcatccatccatcatccatcatccatcatccatcattcatccatccatcatccatcatccatccatcatccatcatccatcatccatcatccatcgattcatccatcatccatcatccatcgattcatccatcatccatcttcCATCATCCATCGATTCATccaccatccatcatccatccatcatccatccatcgtccatccatcatccatcatccctcatccatcatccatcatccatcatccctcatccatcatccatccatcatccctcatccatcatccatccatcatccctcatccatcatccatcatccctcatccatcatccatcgattcatccatccatcatccatcatccatcatccatcatccatcattcatccatccatccatcatccatcatccatcatccctcatccatcatccatcgattcatccatccatcatccatcatccatcattcatccatccatcatccatcatccatcatccatcatccatcatccatcattcatccatccatcatccatcatccatcatccatcatccatcatccatcatccatcatccatccatctatccatccatcatccatcatccatcatccatcatccatcatccatcattcatccatccatcatccatggATAAGCATTAGTTTACGTTCTGATGTTTCCAGAGTTCAAACATCTGATTGGTCCGTCTCAGCTCAGGAGCTCGCTGTGCTTCTGCTCTGAGTCACTCTGTATGAAACATAGTCTATATGTCAGCatcccaaaagtgaagccaaaacatccggagcccccctgctgactgtctgcCGTACagctcataagccccgcctcctccatgtgaacagatgggacatgggtcagaGTGTagaatcaaacacaggtcagaTAATTGTTAGTCGTCACAGCTTTGACTTCAATTTATACGACACAGTGTGAAGACGTGTCGTCCATCGTTACAGACGACTAAAGGTCTCTCCTCTCATCAACTGAAACATGCTGTAACATCAGGACTCAGACTGACTCAGGTCctcacaaggacacacacacacacacactcactcacacacacacgcgcccacacgcgcgcacacgcacacacacagacagacgcacgcgcacacacagacagacgcacgcgcacacacacacacacacacacacacacgcagagctGTCACTGTCAGGAGACCTGCTATAACCTGTGTAATAGATGGTCCTGTTGCTGTGGGATACCGTCTCCTGTCTCTATGGTGACAGGAACTGAAATGACATAGTCACAGCGgcacgaaaacacacacaaacacacacagacacacacatacacacacacacacacacacatacacacacacacacacacacactgtgatgtAACCGTGTtgacagacagaaacaacagcGACATCTTTTTGCATCACTATCAGGTTACTGTGGAGACATCAgcacatacaacacacacacacacacacacacacagacacagacatacacacaaacacagacacacatacacacatacacacactcacaaacacacacacacacacacagacacacacacagacacacacacacacacatacacaaactcacaaacacacacacacacacaaacacacacagacatacacacacacacacacacacacacacacacacacacacacacacacacacacacactctctctcatcCTTACCTGGACGGTGTGCAGCAGCGCGGTGCTGAGCAGCAGAAGGCCGAGAGACGCCATGCTActgaccaaacacacacacagacacacactgacgcACACGACTCTGACTGCAAGACtgataacagagagagagagagagagagagagagggaggagggagagagagagggagagggagggaggagagagagagagagagggaggagggagagagagagagagagtgaggagggagagagagagacagagagggagggggagagagagaggcagagagggagggggagagagacagagggagggggaggggagtgATGACGGAGGAGAGAAGCAGTGAGTAGataaggaggaggggaggagagatgaGATATTGAGtgagaagagggggaggagagagggtggATCTAtgaaaaggaaggagaggaggaggaaagggaggagccacagaggagggaggaaagaaggggagaggagaagaaggacacaagaaaggagggaggaaaaatTCAGGGGAGATGGGAAGGAGCCGAGGGGAGGATGAGACGAACGACAAACATCTGAAGGTCTCttattgtgtgtgttattgtatgtgtttgtgtgtttgtttgtgtgtgtgtgtgtgcgtttgtgtgtgtatgtgtgtgtgtgtgtgtttgtttgttatattttgtgtttgtgtttgtgtatgtgtgtgtgtgtgtgcatgtgtgtgtgtgtgtgtgtgtgtgtgtgtgtgtgtgtgtgtgtgtgtgtgtggtgtttgttttctctcttgatGAACAGACTCAGACTCGGACTCTCGTTCTCCGTTTGTCGTTTATTGAAACTTTACACTGAATAAACACAGCAGGGAGGGGCGGAGCGTCTCCATAGCAACAagtcacacacatcatcatcgTAGTCATTACTGTCAACACCGTCGCCATGGTTACTGATGCTCAATAGAATACCATCACACAGGAAGTTAcatcacagaggcagagaggagagtcaCGAAGAAGAACGACCAGAAGAAGAATgatagaagaggagagagggaggaggaagaggagaaggaggagagaggaggaggaaagagggaggaggaagaggaggagagaggaggaggagaaggaggagagaggagagaggaggaggaaagagggaggaggaagaggaggaggaggaagaggagaaggaggagagaggatcagAGTGTTACAacttagaaaaaaatgaagggagagggagaaaaagaagagcagatgaaggacagaagaaagagaagaaggagaggaggaagttaaatcaaagagttaaagatgaagagagaagaaagggagaCTGAAGTAAGGTGaaaacactctctcacacacacacacacacacacactctctctcacacacacacttacacacacacctgtacaggAGAACAGGAAGTAGAATCACACTGATCATCAGTTACTGTACAACACGAGCAGAAAACACGTCACCATGCGGAGGAAGATACCGACGCTAAAACACCGCCACgttccaaaacaaacaaacaaacaaacaaacaaacaaacaaacaaacaaataaacaaacaaacaaacaaacaaacaaaccagagGGAGAACCTGAACCTCAGAGAGCGCCGCACGCAGAGTCTGACCGGCTCACGGctgcagctgattggctgagagcTGAGGAGGAGACGGGTCAGAACACTCAGAAACGTCCGTCTGAACAACTCAGACCACGAGGggatgaggagggaggaagCATCCTCTTTCGCCTCCTTCTGTCCTTAAGGAAACATAATAATAGCAGCCACTTTGTTCTGTAAGCAGTGCGTTCAAGTAACCTCACGACAAAGAGCTAGCTGAGTTAGCATGTTCTTCTGACGCAAGCTAGCCttcacattttgaatttgatcGATGTTAGCTAACATGATTAGCATTACTGTCTGACGTCTGTTTCGCGGTGACCTCAGAGTGACCTCAGAGTGACCTCAGAGTAACCTCAGAGTGACCTCAGAGTGACCTCAGAGTGACCTCAGAGTGACCTCAGAGTGACCTCAGAGTTCGTGTTCGCACTTTCCTTTTAGTGTTTAGGAGGCGACAGACGCGAGGAAGCATCCTTCAGAGGAGACGTGCTGATTGTCTTCAGGTGGCCGTTAGCAGCAGGTTCAGTTAGCGACCTTAGTAAGCTAGCTACACGTTTGTTACACtttgctaacgttagctgaACACAGGTTCTGTTTAACGACCTAAAGTTTGTTCACTAAATATTTACCCGTTTACCTGCTAGCTGTTTACCTGCTAGCTGTTTACCTGCTCGCTGTTTACCTGCTAGCTGTTT
This region includes:
- the pcsk1nl gene encoding proprotein convertase subtilisin/kexin type 1 inhibitor, like → MASLGLLLLSTALLHTVQARPAGHERGRGLDVSLVELSRQRRDLRNLLPYEDRMSYPVSQGGGGAMEPYYQADNWRGQGLDQALQRLVERDQRRAQEEEQKAAYLAALLRLLGEAESTGLVDPDVEVVEEEEDEEDDEGTPGDFQGPAPSDYDETGRGLNMGRPPAAWWGLLEPQLAQALLDRMEPQVAQTLLQRARQQRLQQAGPGPSSRDGEQEALRRLVARLLSGVGPSAPAVMSSGRRVRRGVSFAPVELASPAHRRSRRSLEDMAPPSPSSDPPLLRVKRLEDEEEEEEEEKLRPPAAGLQRMKRIDTMATNAMEELNHGSQRRRRRALNYDPQILIDQILQYMRE